Proteins found in one Salvia splendens isolate huo1 chromosome 10, SspV2, whole genome shotgun sequence genomic segment:
- the LOC121752455 gene encoding protein yippee-like At4g27745, protein MDELVGPRLYSCYRCRNHVCLHDDIISKAFQGRHGRAFLFSHAMNVTVGAKEDRNLMTGLHTVADISCVDCSEVLGWKYERAFEASQKYKEGKFIFEKSKIVKENW, encoded by the exons ATGGACGAACTAGTCGGCCCTCGTCTCTACAGCTGCTATAGATGCCGTAATCATGTTTGCCTTCACGACGACATAATCTCTAAGGCATTTCAG GGAAGACACGGACGAGCCTTTCTGTTCTCCCATGCCATGAACGTTACTGTTGGCGCAAAAGAGGACAGGAATCTAATGACTGGTCTCCACACTGTTGCTGATATCTCCTGTGTAGATTGCAGCGAGGTGCTGGGATGGAAATATGAACGGGCTTTTGAGGCATCACAGAAATACAAGGAGGGTAAATTCATATTTGAGAAATCGAAGATTGTGAAGGAGAACTGGTAG
- the LOC121753167 gene encoding dof zinc finger protein DOF4.6-like — translation MTKVAFLYPALAALRQQTDCKRSRKQTHNRQIKTSSSSFLAQKWLLSSLSTQPLSPLSLSSSFSAMDTAQWPQSIGVPKSAAVEISNSTSKPNNGAGPEKKPRPEKEQALNCPRCNSTNTKFCYYNNYSLSQPRYFCKTCRRYWTEGGSLRNVPVGGGSRKNKRSSPPLAKKPDFTPQNPKIQESHDLNLAYNPSNYNAIPEFGTLHQTLGNPNSDRHHPNLPLMELLKSGGGGLSSFMSDDAGFPSSSAGFPPQDFKGFSVDGIDQSFGNMQENQPSRILFPFEELKPVNSNHDEFEQERVVQGESNVYWNGMLAGGSW, via the exons ATGACGAAAGTAGCCTTCCTTTATCCCGCACTAGCTGCGCTGAGGCAGCAGACTGACTGCAAAAGAAGCAGAAAGCAAACACACAACCGCCAAATAAAAACATCTTCAAGTAGCTTTCTTGCTCAAAAGTGGTTGCTTTCCTCTCTTTCAACACAAcccctctctcctctctctctctcatcttccTTTTCTGCTATGGATACTGCTCAGTGGCCACAG TCAATTGGAGTTCCGAAATCCGCCGCTGTCGAAATCTCTAACTCAACCTCAAAACCTAACAATGGCGCTGGGCCTGAGAAGAAGCCGCGGCCGGAGAAGGAGCAAGCTCTCAACTGCCCCAGATGCAATTCCACCAACACGAAATTCTGCTACTACAACAACTACAGCCTCTCCCAGCCTCGCTACTTCTGCAAAACGTGCCGCCGCTACTGGACCGAAGGCGGGTCCCTGAGAAACGTCCCCGTCGGCGGCGGCTCACGCAAGAACAAGCGCTCATCTCCGCCCCTCGCGAAGAAGCCCGATTTCACGCCTCAAAACCCTAAGATTCAGGAAAGCCACGACCTCAATTTGGCCTACAATCCCTCCAATTACAATGCCATCCCCGAATTCGGAACCCTGCATCAAACCCTAGGAAACCCTAATTCCGACCGCCACCACCCTAATCTGCCGCTGATGGAGCTGCTCAAGTCCGGGGGAGGAGGCCTGAGCTCCTTCATGTCCGACGACGCCGGATTCCCCTCCTCGTCGGCGGGATTTCCGCCGCAGGATTTCAAGGGGTTTTCAGTGGATGGGATCGATCAGTCGTTTGGAAATATGCAGGAGAATCAGCCGTCGAGAATTCTGTTCCCTTTTGAGGAATTGAAGCCGGTTAATTCGAATCATGATGAGTTTGAGCAGGAGAGAGTGGTGCAAGGTGAGAGTAATGTTTACTGGAATGGTATGCTTGCTGGTGGCTCTTGGTAA
- the LOC121752481 gene encoding RNA-binding protein 1-like, with the protein MADAFWRYGDNRQPAVSLPAQMASKRTRSEFEMPSGRDTSSYYTPCNERPGNVVPRDTDSVNASYERYLRSLQVPSYGGQTGRPATGGLDGVHEIDDLRVLGMVQSGPAAAPQSRLMGVGGRPEISLPPDASSTLFVEGLPANCTRREVSHIFRPFVGYKEVRLVNKAPRNPGGDPVVLCFVDFESPAHAATAMDALQGYLFDENERDSGHLRVQFARNPPGPRLGGGHRANR; encoded by the exons ATGGCGGACGCTTTCTGGAGGTACGGTGATAACAGGCAGCCGGCGGTGTCGCTTCCAGCTCAGATGGCTTCCAAACGGACTCGTTCCGAGTTTG AGATGCCAAGTGGACGAGACACATCAAGCTACTATACTCCCTGCAATGAAAGGCCAGGAAATGTTGTCCCTAGAGATACTGACTCTGTCAATGCATCATATGAACGCTACTTGCGTAGTTTG CAAGTTCCATCATACGGTGGTCAAACTGGAAGACCTGCTACTGGTGGGCTTGATGGTGTTCATGAAATTGATGATCTTAGGGTCCTAGGAATGGTGCAATCAGGCCCAGCAGCTGCTCCACAAAGCCGGTTAATGGGAGTGGGTGGACGACCTGAAATTTCACTCCCTCCTGATGCTAGCAGCACATTGTTCGTGGAGGGATTGCCTGCGAACTGTACTCGCAGAGAAGTGTCTC ATATATTCCGCCCTTTTGTGGGCTATAAGGAAGTAAGGCTTGTAAACAAGGCACCAAGAAAT CCTGGGGGGGATCCTGTGGTGCTTTGCTTTGTTGATTTTGAGAGCCCAGCTCATGCGGCAACAGCAATGGATGCTCTGCAAG GTTACTTGTTTGATGAGAACGAGCGGGATTCAGGCCACTTAAGGGTTCAATTTGCTCGGAATCCTCCTGGTCCAAGGTTAGGTGGTGGGCATCGTGCTAACCGTTGA
- the LOC121752454 gene encoding pentatricopeptide repeat-containing protein At2g13600-like has product MISQFRSVINTPSPPTAVPPSTTPNRADFRTDRLQRNQSASQVFHFLNGGANSTAYAAALESCTCPDFGKQLHAHLLKNGFHGREFVEAKLLQMYGQCGWVDHAVHVFDKMPDRNLYTYTAILNVLLDNGLFEEAFSHFERLLLEDIELEFFVFPVAFKICAGYGGVELGRQLQALATKAGVLQHLYVGNALIDMYGKCGSLSYAKKVFNHMMERDCVSWNSMVTACTANGRILEALKLMEDMLGKKELNPNFVSWSALIGGFAQNGYNEEAVEMLCKMTAAGFEPNARILATVLPACARLREMRLGKEMYAYIMRRGFMSSPYVVNGLIDLFRRCGAMENALNIFSKCSLRDAVSFNTMIAGYCENREIIKARELFDTMGSKDLISWNSMISGYADNSMFSEALSLLIYLMKQGDIKPDSFTLGSALGACAETGSLRLGRSIHSYCVIRGLESNPFVGGALISMYCQCHDVESAEKVMQKVEDRDIVIWNTLLSGYAHCNELQSVQSVIQRMRDDGFEPDVYTWNGIIAGFVENERNEMALQLFSQLQSSNLKADIYTVGIAIPACSRLASVERGKQVHAYAIRCGFEKDSYIRAALVDMYAKCGAMEYAESVHDGSRSRDLVTQNAMLNAYAMHGYGEEGIAFFREMVARGLEPDHVTFLAVLSSCVHAGAVESGQEFFDQMRCYSVAPTLKHYTCMVDLLARAGKLEQAYGMVERMPLEADSVIWSALLGGCIIHGEVGLGEKAARELMRLDPGNSGHFVMVANLYASMGRWSELRGIRLQMKAEEMHKAPGCSWIEDRDETHVFMAWDKSHKRAREIYDMLNNLTDQMRLQHV; this is encoded by the coding sequence ATGATTTCACAGTTTCGATCAGTAATCAACACGCCGTCGCCGCCGACGGCTGTGCCACCTTCAACCACTCCAAACCGCGCTGACTTCAGAACAGACAGGCTGCAACGGAACCAATCCGCTTCCCAAGTTTTCCATTTCCTCAACGGCGGAGCAAATTCCACCGCCTACGCGGCGGCGCTCGAGTCCTGCACCTGCCCGGACTTCGGCAAACAACTGCACGCCCACCTGCTCAAAAATGGGTTTCACGGGCGTGAATTCGTCGAGGCGAAACTACTTCAAATGTACGGCCAATGCGGCTGGGTAGACCATGCAGTTCACGTGTTCGACAAAATGCCCGACCGAAATCTATACACGTACACAGCGATTCTCAATGTGCTTCTCGATAACGGTCTGTTTGAGGAAGCCTTTTCGCATTTCGAGAGGTTGCTTCTTGAGGATATCGAGCTGGAGTTTTTTGTTTTCCCTGTTGCTTTCAAGATTTGTGCTGGCTATGGAGGGGTTGAGTTGGGGAGGCAGTTGCAGGCGCTAGCCACCAAGGCCGGCGTTCTACAACATCTCTACGTGGGGAATGCGTTGATTGACATGTATGGGAAATGCGGGAGCTTGAGCTATGCCAAGAAGGTTTTCAATCATATGATGGAAAGGGACTGTGTTTCTTGGAATTCTATGGTTACAGCTTGCACTGCTAATGGGAGGATTTTGGAAGCATTGAAGTTGATGGAGGATATGTTGGGGAAAAAAGAATTGAATCCGAATTTCGTTTCATGGAGTGCTTTGATTGGTGGATTTGCTCAGAATGGGTACAACGAGGAGGCAGTGGAGATGCTGTGCAAGATGACAGCTGCAGGATTCGAGCCGAATGCAAGAATACTAGCAACTGTTCTCCCTGCTTGTGCTAGGCTGAGGGAGATGAGATTAGGGAAGGAGATGTACGCATACATCATGAGGCGCGGATTCATGTCCAGCCCTTATGTTGTCAACGGATTGATAGATCTGTTCCGGAGGTGTGGAGCTATGGAGAATGCTCTCAATATCTTCTCAAAGTGTTCATTGAGGGATGCGGTGTCATTCAACACCATGATTGCAGGATACTGCGAGAACAGGGAGATTATCAAGGCGAGAGAGCTTTTTGATACGATGGGATCAAAGGACTTGATCTCGTGGAACTCCATGATCTCGGGTTATGCAGATAATTCAATGTTTAGTGAGGCTTTGAGTTTACTTATATATTTGATGAAGCAAGGAGATATCAAACCTGATTCTTTCACCTTAGGCAGTGCTCTTGGTGCTTGCGCAGAGACAGGGTCTCTGAGGCTGGGTAGATCCATACATTCATACTGTGTCATCAGAGGGCTGGAGTCGAACCCTTTTGTTGGTGGTGCGCTCATCAGCATGTATTGCCAGTGCCACGATGTAGAATCTGCAGAGAAGGTGATGCAGAAGGTAGAAGATAGGGATATAGTTATATGGAATACTTTGCTCTCTGGCTATGCTCATTGCAACGAGTTGCAGAGTGTACAGAGTGTTATTCAACGCATGAGAGATGATGGATTCGAACCGGATGTGTACACATGGAATGGGATCATAGCAGGATTTGTGGAGAATGAGCGCAATGAAATGGCTCTGCAGCTGTTTTCTCAACTGCAGAGTTCAAATTTGAAAGCTGATATCTACACAGTTGGAATAGCTATACCGGCCTGCTCGAGGCTCGCTAGTGTTGAAAGAGGCAAGCAGGTTCATGCTTATGCGATCAGATGTGGATTCGAGAAGGATTCGTACATCAGAGCTGCGCTCGTGGATATGTACGCAAAGTGTGGAGCTATGGAGTATGCTGAATCCGTGCATGATGGGAGCCGTAGCCGTGATCTGGTGACTCAGAACGCCATGCTGAATGCATACGCGATGCATGGATATGGCGAGGAAGGGATAGCTTTCTTCAGAGAGATGGTGGCTCGTGGCTTGGAACCAGACCATGTAACATTCCTGGCAGTTCTGTCTTCGTGTGTGCATGCAGGTGCAGTGGAATCTGGGCAGGAGTTCTTTGATCAGATGAGGTGTTACAGTGTAGCACCAACATTGAAGCACTATACGTGCATGGTCGACCTACTCGCCAGGGCAGGGAAGCTCGAGCAAGCATATGGGATGGTTGAGAGGATGCCCTTGGAGGCTGATTCAGTGATCTGGAGCGCCTTGCTTGGTGGTTGCATTATACATGGGGAAGTCGGTCTAGGTGAGAAGGCAGCACGCGAGCTCATGAGGTTGGATCCAGGGAACTCAGGACACTTTGTGATGGTGGCGAATTTGTATGCTTCAATGGGCAGATGGAGTGAGCTGAGAGGAATAAGACTGCAGATGAAGGCCGAAGAGATGCATAAGGCACCGGGGTGCAGTTGGATCGAGGATAGAGACGAAACTCATGTGTTTATGGCATGGGACAAATCACACAAAAGAGCTAGAGAAATTTATGACATGTTGAATAATCTAACAGATCAGATGAGATTACAACATGTGTAA